A window of Plasmodium malariae genome assembly, chromosome: 5 contains these coding sequences:
- the PmUG01_05032500 gene encoding conserved Plasmodium protein, unknown function — translation MNLKPPAQVSKKDMPLTKSVKSFINPSSLLKNKGKLAPILQKSRIEEKKGNDSNSESSQMKSKMEISQLKPKEEIMSKIKTPGPKFKALDIKFKQMLPKLKTTKSMSKMTEAKTKVLKPKVKIPELKFKEMKPKVSLLEVLNKQDKNKKGLGGKMMSTKSKIYGKNTPKNSPFYDSGEEQYDEGSGNTNTRESDKDDYNDDNKDKDDNNDDNDDNNDNYNNDDNDNNDDNDNNDDNDDNDDNDDNDDNDDNDDNDDNDDNDDNDNNYGSNGNNSSGEPPRRGTLGKNKYFEKVNILAKLKSQAFKSKSLKSNSPSSKTVGKTKLLPHCVNEKSKKAVHPYVEASSFTSKYSKLFSKELSKDVLLNIKKEIPHKIANNSIMKIRSNTSLKGYKNENKTVTNININKTGENRYEEHINKINKNSTMVGLPEDEMPIGPLSTFKESKLLHNTHYINAFSRYDGNYVGKVTGPPISISALDKTPQNQSEKKYFGEDTHRNTVQSYALSPFGNCTHMMNFPPYNFSTIDNYGNSNNIMMTMMNGNEQRGPSFFYPNVPYIPVCIYDPTYNDTNTGMYSLENKRWNEQISTNKGKEKSKNEKYVNGRKKEKGTNNNSIMVAAGHLKPLQFRNGVEWSSEDEKYLNCDITLEELRAEEEEKKKKKKKKVKEKKKEKMKKNKNSNRSKNRSNNKYIGNSKWYDIEHRLNNCRGVLEHCNYSYYKEENTDKCESEDTYKCKDNTKYVEEEGSGYSDEESFYSYNQRSECRCADGTAYDNEGRYNYLLRKNSDKLIKGEKIKRKDGHNKKKSIEDKYNFDYDDIYKNYKIEYLKEKLKWANEYLNRKEEEQTIDNNNSIDDETPVVRKKQKQRLDDIAHLFLPKKNKHENLFDLSMNFSKIPNNDQNDIISMLFSCRELEKLIEEQHCVLDMLDNDLRQVNASLKLPATWDNFENFEILQENILNDEEDHGLPLNNTPLFLKGKVALIPKNLEVFFDKTELKNEKEGVKEIVSNGCPSHQAAASKPTNKPTTTPANAAATVKYMPKFTKAKVKPKVPLLLKNA, via the exons ATGAATTTAAAACCGCCTGCACAAGTCAGCAAAAAGGACATGCCCTTAACGAAATCGGTGAAGTCCTTTATAAACCCATCTTccctattaaaaaataaagggaaATTAGCAC CAATTCTTCAAAAAAGCAGaatagaagaaaagaaaggcAACGATAGCAATAGTGAAAGTAGCCAAATGAAatcaaaaatggaaatatctCAATTGAAACCAAAGGAAGAAATCATGTCGAAGATAAAAACTCCTGGTCCAAAATTTAAAGCACTGGACATCAAGTTTAAACAAATGTTGCCAAAACTAAAAACGACAAAATCAATGTCCAAAATGACAGAAGCAAAAACAAAAGTACTAAAACCAAAGGTAAAAATACcagaattaaaatttaaagaaatgaAACCTAAGGTAAGTCTGTTAGAGGTACTGAATAAACAggataaaaacaaaaaaggacTGGGAGGTAAAATGATGTCCACAAAATCAAAGATATATGGGAAAAACACACCAAAAAATAGCCCGTTCTATGATTCAGGCGAAGAGCAATATGACGAAGGAAGTGGTAACACCAACACGAGGGAGAGCGATAAGGATGATTATAATGACGATAACAAGGATAAAGATGATAATAACGatgataatgatgataaCAACGATAACTACAATAACGACGATAACGACAATAACGACGATAACGACAATAACGACGATAACGATGATAACGACGATAACGATGATAACGATGATAACGACGATAACGATGATAACGATGATAACGATGATAACGATGATAACGACAATAATTATGGAAGTAACGGTAATAACTCCAGCGGTGAACCCCCGAGAAGGGGCACATTAGGCAAAAACAAATACTTTGAAAAAGTTAACATCCTTGCTAAATTAAAGAGTCAAGCGTTCAAGTCCAAAAGTTTAAAGTCAAATAGCCCTTCTTCTAAGACTGTAGGAAAAACAAAGTTACTGCCCCATTGCGTAAATGAAAAATCTAAAAAGGCAGTTCACCCCTATGTAGAAGCAAGTTCGTTTACAAGTAAATAcagtaaattattttcaaaagaaTTGTCAAAAGATGTATtgttaaacataaaaaaagaaataccaCATAAGATAGCAAATAACAGCATAATGAAAATTAGATCTAATACTTCATTAAAAGGATATAAAAATGAGAACAAAACAGTTACaaacattaatattaacaaaacgGGGGAGAATAGGTATGAGGAGCATATTAAcaagataaataaaaacagtaCAATGGTTGGATTACCAGAAGACGAAATGCCTATCGGACCATTGTCAACCTTTAAAGAAAGTAAACTACTACATAATacacattatataaatgcattttCAAGATATGATGGAAATTATGTAGGTAAAGTGACAGGACCTCCTATTTCTATTTCTGCTTTAGATAAAACTCCACAGAATCAaagcgaaaaaaaatatttcggAGAAGACACTCATAGGAACACCGTGCAATCGTATGCATTATCACCATTTGGAAATTGCACCCATATGATGAACTTTCCTCCTTACAATTTTAGCACTATCGATAATTatggtaatagtaataatataatgatgaCGATGATGAATGGAAACGAGCAAAGGGGgccctcttttttttacccAAATGTTCCGTATATAcctgtatgtatatatgatcCAACATATAACGACACAAATACTGGAATGTACTCATTAGAAAACAAAAGATGGAATGAACAAATTAGCACTAATAAGGGTAAGGAAAAgagcaaaaatgaaaaatatgtaaacggacgaaaaaaggaaaaaggtaCAAACAACAATAGCATAATGGTGGCTGCTGGTCATCTGAAACCTTTACAGTTTAGAAATGGAGTTGAATGGAGTAGTgaagatgaaaaatatttaaactgTGATATAACTTTGGAGGAGCTAAGAGCagaggaagaagaaaaaaagaaaaaaaaaaaaaaaaaagtaaaagaaaaaaaaaaagaaaaaatgaaaaaaaataaaaacagcaATAGAAGCAAAAATAGAAGTAATAACAAATACATTGGGAATTCTAAGTGGTATGATATCGAGCACAGGTTAAACAATTGTAGAGGAGTCCTTGAACATTGCAATTATAGTTATTATAAAGAAGAGAACACAGATAAATGCGAAAGTGAAGATACGTACAAATGCAAGGATAACACTAAGTATGTCGAGGAGGAGGGAAGCGGTTACAGCGACGAGGAAAGTTTCTATAGCTATAATCAAAGAAGTGAGTGCAGATGTGCAGACGGAACTGCATATGATAACGAGGGTCGCTACAATTATTTGCTCCGAAAAAATAgtgataaattaataaagggggaaaaaataaaaagaaaagatgggcataataaaaaaaaaagcattgaAGACAAGTATAATTTCGATTATGatgatatatacaaaaattataaaatagaatatttaaaagagaAACTAAAATGGgcaaatgaatatttaaataggAAAGAAGAAGAACAAACGATAGATAATAACAATTCGATAGATGATGAAACTCCTGTTgtaaggaaaaaacaaaagcaaCGTTTAGATGATATTGCGCATTTGTTTTTAccgaaaaaaaataagcacGAAAACCTATTTGATTTATCAATGAATTTTTCGAAAATACCTAACAACGATCAGAATGATATCATTAGTATGCTTTTCTCATGTAGAGAATTAGAAAAACTTATTGAAGAACAACATTGTGTTCTTGACATGTTAGACAATGACTTGCGACAAGTAAATGCATCATTAAAATTACCTGCTACTTGGGATAActttgaaaattttgaaatattacaagagaatattttaaatgacgAAGAAGATCATGGTTTACCTTTAAATAATACTCCTCTATTCCTAAAGGGGAAAGTTGCTTTGATAccaaaaaatttagaagtaTTCTTTGATAAAACGGAATTAAAAAACGAAAAGGAAGGAGTCAAAGAAATAGTGAGTAACGGTTGTCCTTCACATCAAGCAGCGGCCAGTAAACCAACCAATAAACCCACCACTACACCAGCGAACGCTGCAGCTACTGTTAAGTATATGCCAAAATTTACGAAGGCCAAGGTAAAACCAAAAGttcctttattattaaaaaatgcttaa